The nucleotide sequence CGGATTGCCGCTGACAAAACTGCTGCCTAAAAAGTTCAAGGCAAATGTTCCCGGAATGATGCCGATGACCGTTGCCAGTGCAAACGAGCCGAAGCGGACCTTTGCAACGCCAGCCGCATAACTGACCAGGTCAAAACTCAATCCCGGAAACAGCCGGAACAACAAGACATAAAAAAAGCCGTTTTGTTCCATCTGGGACTGGATTTTCCCGGCGCTGCCGGTCCACTTGGTTTTGCCCAGGCCGCCCAATTTTCGGGCCACGAAAAACGACAGAAACGCGCCCAGTGATGCGCCGATAACGGTGTAGAGGGTGCCCATCCAGGCGCCGAAGGCCAAGCCTCCAGCGAGGGACAGGATCGAAGCAGGAAAGAACAACAAAGGCCGGATCGTGTATGCCGCAATGTATACGACGGGCGCCCATAGCCCGAACGACAAAATCCAGCTGCGGAGGCTGTCCACATCAAACTGGAGAACCGAGCGGCTAAACCAAACCGCAGCCCCCACAGCAAACGCCACCAGCAGCCATTTTCCCGCCTTTACAGCCCTATTCGTATTCACGCGTTGCGGGTATGCGTTGAAATGCCGATATAGCGGTTTCTCATTTCATTATAACGCTTGCGGTTGACTCCGGCATCTGAGTAGCCGACGCGTGAAGCGGACCGGAATTCGATTTGCTGGGCTGCATCATTAAAATAAAATTCAATGTCGTCTTTAAACTTCAATCCTTTCGATTTCGCAATCGCATGGACGTAGTTCTCTTGAACTTGAACGATCGATACGCCTTCATAGCCTTTCAGCATGCCGATCAAGTTTTTCTTCGCCTCTTCCTTGCTGCCATTGTAAGGCCAGGCCGGCACAAACTTGTCCGCTTTCGCCGACTGGGAAGAAACCGCGTTCGGTGTTGATGGAACTGCTTGTAAGCGGCCGTTTTCCACACCCAGTTTCGGCTGGATATTGTTTTTGATGGCCATGTTTGCGATGCTGATGCCGGCTGCTGCAACCGTTCCATAGATCCCTATTTTTTTAGCTGGCAGTTCCCCGGCTTTTGCCTTGTTGAAAGTTTTGACGACCGGCTGGTTCAATAGGTTATCGACATAGACTTTCTTGCCGATTTTCACCAGCACTTCGCTGTAGGTCGGATACGGATGGATGACGCCTGATAATTTCCCCAAGTTGATGTTCAGCGACTTAATGGTCTGGATTTGGCTGATGATTTCACCCGCACGGTCCCCCAAAATGCTGGCACCCAGGATGTAGCCCTTTTTATCCAAAATGATTTTCACTTTGCCGATGCTGTCTTTTTTCGTATTCGCCCGGTCCAAATCAGCGTAGTCGTGTTCATAGACCCGGATGGAATCGCCGTATTTTTCCCGCGCTTCTTCTTCCGACAAGCCGGATCTGCCTAGTTCCGGATCTGTGTATGTACACCAGGTGACATGCTCGTAGTCCATTTTTTTGTTGATCGGCAAGATGGCGTTTTGTGTGGCGGTAATGCCTTGCACATTGGCCATATGGGATAATTGGTAAGGCCCGACAACGTCGCCGATTGCGTAGATGCCTTTGGCAGTCGTCTCCAGATGCTCATCCACTTGTATGCTCTTCGAATCGTATTGGACGCCTGCTGTTTCCAGCCCATATCCCGAAACATTCGCTTTGCGTCCAAGCGCCACCAGCAGCCCTTCTCCAGAAACAGTCGTTTCCTTGCCGCCTTTTTCAATGATCAAATCGATGCGGCTGCCTTCTTGATTTGCTTTCACAGCAGTAGCTGACGTATGGATCGTTACACCTTCATCAACCAGGCGCTGCTGGATCATCAAGACCAATTCTTCTTCGTCTTTCGGCAAAATCCGTTCAAATTTCTCGACAAGCGTCACTTTGACGCCTAGACGGTTCAAGGCCTGCGCCATTTCGACGCCAATCGCACCTCCGCCGAGAATGGTCATCGATTTCGGGAAAGATTTTTCCTTGAAGATGGTGTCATTTGTTAAATAAGATACTTTGTCGAGCCCTTCGATTGGCGGAACCATCGGCGACGAACCGGTGGAAAGAATGATTTTCTTCGCTTCAATATGCTCTCCGTTCACTTCTACTGCGTGTGGACTTACAAATTTCGCATACCCATTGATGAAATCGATGCCGGATTTCTGCAGCACTTCAGGAGATTCGCCTGAATATACTTTTTGGATGATATCCTGGATATCTTTTAACACGGTTGAGGTATCAACTTTTAAATCCGGGGTGTATTTTTTGGCGTGGTGGACTTCTTCCGCGATGTTGATCAACGATTTGCTGGGAATACAGCCTGACCATGTGCATTCGCCGCCCGGCAGGTTTTTGTCGATCAATACGACTTTTTTAGAAAAGCCTGCTCCTGTAAAAGCAGCTGTCAATCCAGCTGCCCCTGCTCCAATTATTGCGATATCGTATTTCTTTACCATGTTTACCATTTCCTTTCTGAGTGCTGAATTTTATATTTCAAACCATAAACCACGTTAAAGCGGTACAGCGCCTGCTGTTTCGGCACGTAAGTGCGATCGCGGGTTAGAAAACCGAACCTGATATATACTGGAATTATCTTATTAACGAAAAGGTGAAGCGGATGCTCGATACACATGCCCGAAAACACGTGCAGCCATTAGTGGAAAAAACAGCTGATTTTCTTTTGAAAAGAGGATGTACTGCCGATGGCGTCACTAAAACCGCCTTTGTAATCGGGGTATCTTCCGGGCCCTTCATTTACTTGGACCAGCCAGTTTTGGCGGTGCTCGTTTTGTGGATCTCCGGCTTTCTTGATGTCGTCGACGGCACCATGGCGCGGAAAACCAAACCGTCCCCCTGGGGAACCCTGTTGGATATTAGTTTTGACCGTCTGGTCGAACTCAGCGTCATTATCGGACTGGCGTTCCGTTTTCCGGATTCAATGTGGGCGCTGCTGCTTTTGAGCGCTTCCATTGTCATCGCCATGACCGTTTTCCTGACAGTCGGCGCCTTGTCTGATAAAAAAGGAATGAAATCCTTTTACTACCAAGCGGGGCTTGCTGAAAGGACAGAAGGCTTTATTCTGTTTACCCTAATGATTGTTTTTTCAACACATTTAACGATATTTACGCTGCTTTTTTTAGCAGTCCAAGTATTTACGATCGGCCAGCGCATGGCCGAAGCTAGGCGCCTTTTGAAGTAAAGGAGAGATTCAAAGGATGAAGACATTAACGCTGGTTGGAGGCGGACATGCACATTTGCATTGCCTGGAGCAATTGAAAAAAGAGCCGCAAAGAGACTGGCGGGTCGTATTGATTTCTCCTTCCCGCCATCAGTATTATTCCGGCATGTTCTCAGGCTATGCAGAAGGCATTTACCGATTGGACGACATCCGGATCGATCTGCAAAAACTTTGTGAACAAGTAGGGGCAATCTTTATCAAAGACCGAATTGCCGGTGTCGACGGACACAATAAAAGACTGGCCGGAACAAAAGGCGTTTACCCGTTTGATGTGGCATCTTTCGATATTGGTTCACAGAACGATATTCCGGCTGAATTGGCTGAGCGGGTTTCCAAGATCAAACCGAATTACCGGTTTCCGGAAGCCTTGTTGAAGTTTCGGGAAACCGCTTATCCGGTGATTGCCGGCGGCGGAGCTTCCGGAGTTGAAATGGCGTTTGCCGTATTGGCCTGGAGAAAAAAGAACGGCTTGCCGCCCAATGTATCTTTGTTCAGTTCCTCTTCTTTGCTGTCTGGCCAAGGGGCGACAGCCGTCCAAAAAATTGAAGCCATTGCCAGGCAAAAAGCCTTGCCTTTTTTCACTGATGAACGAATTGCAGCGATTGATGAACACTCCGTATCGACCCAAAGCGGCCGAACCTCTCCGCAATCGGATCTGCTCTGGCTGACCGGCCCTAAAAGCCCCGGCTTTTTCAAGCATTCCGGATTGAAGACAGATGCCGGCGGTTTTCTGCTCGTCAACGAATCCCTGCAGAGCCTGTCACATTCAGACCTTTTTGGCGCCGGCGACTGCATTGCCATTGACCGCTATCCTGCGCTTGCTAAGAACGGCGTCTATGCAGTCCGCCAAGGCTCTGTGCTTTGGAACAATCTGAAAAACCAGTTAGGCGGAAAACAACTAGCTGCTTTCACGCCCCAGAAAAATTTCTTATCCATCTTGTCTACAGGCGGGAGCGAAGCTTTTCTGATGTACGGAAAACAGGCTGTCCACGGAAAACTGCCTTGGATGCTGAAACAGCGGATCGACCAAAAGTTCATGCAGCGCTTTAAAACACTTTATGAATAAGCCAAGCCTTCTTTATGGAAAAGCAAAGAACGTCCGCACCGGTTTCCAATCCTCGGCGAACGTTCTTTTTGTCCTTTTTTCACTTATAAATTCTTTGCGCTATGCCTTTTTCTCCATCACTGCAAAATAATTCTCTTCCCGGTCAGCGAAATTGAACACACGCCCAAATGGCATGTCATCAATTTCACCAACGGTAATGCCTTGTTCCGACAGGCGGCTATGCAATTGATCGAGCTGGTCCGTATAAAACATCAGCGAAGGCGTTCCCAGGTTCAAGCCTGGCGACATGCTCGCGACAGCTTCTTTGTTATGTAGAACAAGCGTTGTGCCAGCTCCGCTATTCGGCGCAACTTCAACCCATCTCATGCCGCCTGTTGCCTGTTCTGCAACCACTTGAAAACCGACTGCCTCCGTCCAAAACCGTTTAGCCTCCTCCTGGTCATTGACATACAGCATCACTTGCCCAAGTTTATCGATCATTGGTTTTCCCTCCTCCGTTAATTAAACATATATATCCAGAATATTAAAACAATTAAACGAACATGTAAACAACTTCTCGATGAATAAAAAAAGAACTTTCATCCCGAAAAGGAATGAAAGTTCTTTTGCGTATTATTTGCTTAGTACTTCTTCTTTCGCCATCGCCTCAAGTTCGTCTTTCAACTGAAGCGTCTCAGCGGTTGTTTTGTGGACTTCACGTAGAAGTTCCGGATTTTCCATCAACGAAACGCCGTAAGACGGAATCATTTCTTTGATTTTCGGCTCCCAGCTGTTGATTTGGTCAGGGAAGCATTTTTCAAAAATCTCAAGCATCGCATGCACAGCTGTTGAAGCACCTGGAGAAGCGCCAAGTAGTGCTGCAATCGATCCGTCTTCAGCTGTTACGATTTCCGTACCGAACTGAAGCGTTCCTTTGCCTTTGTCGGTGTCTTTGATGACCTGAACGCGCTGTCCAGCGACAACGACATCCCAATCTTCCACTTTAGCATTCGGGATGAATTCGCGCAGTTCTTCGACGCGCTTTTCATTCGACAGCAATACTTGCTGCACCAAATACTTGGTCAACGACATTTCTTTCGCTCCTGCCGCAAGCATCGTGAAGACGTTGTTTGGTTTAACCGATCCGATCAAGTCCATGTTTGAACCTGTTTTCAGGAACTTCGGAGAGAAGCCGGCAAAAGGTCCGAACAACAAGGATTTTTGGTTGTCGATAAAACGTGTATCCAAGTGAGGAACGGACATTGGCGGAGCTCCGAGCTTCGCTTTGCCGTATACTTTTGCATGATGCTGCTCGACGATTTCCGGATCTTTGCATACTAGGAACAGCCCGCTTACCGGGAAGCCGCCAATATGCTTGGATTCAGGAATGCCTGTTTTTTGAAGCAATGGAAGGCTTCCGCCCCCGCCGCCGATAAATACGAAGTCAGCGTTATGATATTTGATCTTATCGTCCGCCATATCAAGCACTTTAACTTCCCATTTGCCGTCGCCGCTGCGTTTGATGTCTTTTACCGTGTGGTTGTAGTTGATCTCCACATCCTGCTCTTTCAAATGTTCAAATAGCATTTTAGTCAAAGCACCGAAGTTGACGTCTGTTCCGGAGTCGATTTTTGTTGCAGCAATCGGCTCATCTACCGTACGGCCTTCCATGATTAAAGGAATCCATTCTTTCAGTTTTTCAGGGTTATCGGAAAATTCCATTCCATGGAACAACGGGTTTTTCGACAAGGCTTCAAAACGTTTGTTCAGGAAGCTTACGTTGTCTTCTCCCTGCACCAAACTCATATGCGGAATAGACATGATAAAATCCTGCGGGTTGGCAATGCGTTTGTTTTTCACAAGGAAAGACCAAAACTGTCTTGAAAGCTGGAACTGTTCGTTGATATTAATCGCTTTTTTGATCTCAACGGTGCCGTCCTCTTTCTCAGGCGTATAGTTCAGCTCGCAAAGTGCAGCGTGGCCGGTACCGGCGTTGTTCCATTCATTGGAACTTTCTGCGCCTGCCTGTTCAAGCTTTTCAAATACTTTGACGTTCCATTCCGGTGCCAATTCTTTAATCATTGATCCCAAAGTAGCACTCATAATTCCAGCACCGATTAAAATAATGTCTTTCTTATTTTGTTGGTTGCCCATTATAACCTTCCTTTTCTACTCTATTGTTGGCAGATCGAATGCAAATCTTCCGGCCCAGGAAATTGTTCGGAAATCCCGAAATGGCCAAAAACTGCATCTTTTCTGTCTTTATACTAACTATATCACAGTGAATGGTTATTATTTACGTATTCAAACATCCTCTATTATACGTGATTTAGATAAAAAAGTCCTTATGGAATGCTTGAAAAACAGACAAAAAAGGCCCTCTCGCAGAGCGCCTTCTTCAATCATTGCCTTCTGTTTTCCGCTGGAACCAAAAAGATTACGGCAAGCCCGGTCTGTTAAAATTTTAAAATTCCAGCTTGGTCGTTGTTTTAGCTGCCTGGCACTCAAAATAACTGCTTCAACATTCCCCTTGCGTCGCAGCTGCCGCCTGAGTGAATTTAACGCAGCCAATGCAATGACAACGGCCTCTACTTGTTCAACTTTTTATTTGCTCCCTTATTTCCGCTTTCTTATTTTCATGGCTGCCTGCATAGACGCATACCCGATTGCGTCCTTCTTTCTTTGCCGCATATAGAGCTTCATCTGCTTGGTTCAATAAGTGGAAAAGCTGGTCTTCCGAAACTTCCATTTCTGCTACGCCCAAACTCAGAGTGACTGAAATCATTTCTCCATCCAAAAAAATCGGCTGGCTTTCCACTTCTTTACACAGCCTCTCGGCCAATGCTTCCGCTTCAATTCCGGTATAAGAGTTTAGTGCGAGAACGAACTCTTCCCCGCCATAGCGGGCAAAAATCTGGTCTTTTTCCAATTGAGCTTTACAGACCTTCGCTACGTGAACCAGCAGTTGATCCCCTACTTGATGCCCATATGTATCATTGACCCGCTTAAAATGATCGATGTCCAACAAGATCACACTAAAAGGCGTCGACTGTTCTTTTGCAGCAATAAAGTCCTGCTCACATAATTGCAAAAAGGCACGGCGATTAAAAACCTGTGTCAGTTCATCCGTATAGGCCTGATGCTGCAGTTTCTCCTGCAGCTTTTTCAGTTCGGTGATGTCTGTAAAAATAAGCAATTGCCCTTTTGTATTTCCAGATTGCTCGAGTGGTGAATTCCGCACTTGGAAAACTTGTTCGGACTTCAGAAGTTTCAATTCCTGTGTTTTTAAATCCCCTTCGAGTCTTAAGGGGAAAGGATATCCGGCCAATTCAACCCAGACGGACTCAAAGTCCATGCCATACATTGACTGATTCAAGTTTGGCCAATTGAGTTGGCATGCTTGATTAAACTCAATGAGCCGGTTCGATTCATCAAGCACTATAACCCCATCATTGATGCCATTGAAAATAGCATCTTTTGCTATTGGCATAATTGTAAATAACCGAGACGAACCAATGGCCCATAAATACAAAACAGAAGAAATCCACAGCACCATCGGCACTGGATCAATTCCCTGAGGCGCTGCCCCGATTAAGTATAAAAAGGCAGTCATCATTGGTATCAATTGCCCCAGCATCAATGCAATCAGCTGCAGCCGGTAAGCCTTGGCCGTTTCCTTCCAATGGAAAATCAGCAAGGAAAAAGCCGCAAACATGCACGCAAATGTAAATATACCGTGGACGGCGTACCAGGGCCCGATCTCTTGTTGAATGAAAGGAATACCGAGTGCGGCATCAATTTCAAAAGACCGGTAATGCAAGTGATGCCATTCATTCGTAGCCACCAAGATGAAAGATAAAGTCGGAACCAAGATAAGGGATACTGCTCTTTTCCAGCTTACCTTGATGCCGAGGTACTGCATGATAAATAACAAGCCCAACGGGGAAGAAACCGGCATGCCGATATATTGTACGGTTGTCCAAAACTTCATCTCCCCTAAGTTGGCGGCCAATAGCCCCATCGCAGCGGCAAAACAGTAAATGGTGATGGATGCTGTATAAAGCATGAAAAAGAGCGCAATCTTATTGTAATGATGGCGTTTTAAAAAGACGTATGAACATAAATACAAATTCAGCACACCAGATGTGCACATTAAGGTGATGTAGGCGGTCAAGTTGGAAGTCAAGGGTCGTTACCTTCTTTTTCAGTTGCATTTTTTCTTTTAATGTAGCACATTCCGAAAAGAAAAACGCCGTTTTTATAGGAAGCGGCATACAAACTAATTGAAAAGAACCGGTGCAGGAATAGGAGTGTTTGTTCTTGAATAAAGCAGAAGGGGCTTTTTCTAAAATTAAACAGCGGTACAAGCTGAAAAGGAGGCGAATTCATGCAATTAGGAGCTTTTTCAATCAGTTTAAATGTAAAAGATATTCACGCATCCAAAGAGTTCTATGAAAAAATCGGATTTGAAACATTCAGCGGCAACATTGAGCAGAATTGGCTCATCATGAAAAACGGCAAAACGGTGATTGGCTTATTCCAAGGGATGTTCGAGAAAAACATGTTAACGTTTAACCCTGGATGGGATGAAAATGCACACAATCTTGATGTTTTTGAAGACATCCGCGACATTCAAAAAAAGCTGAAGGCTGAAGGGATTTCCTTCACTGCCGAAGCCAATGAAACAACGCAAGGCCCTGCCAGCTTTTTCATCGAAGATCCGGACGGGAATCCGATATTGTTTGATCAGCATCGATAAATAAGCTTAAAAAATGAAAAGGCAATTAGCTTACCCTATCAGCAGGGTGCCAATTGCCTTTTCTATACGAACCAGAGATGGATGAAAGAAACTGGAACCCTTCCCTTACGTCGCAGCTGCCGAAGAAGCTGCCGCCTGATCGGATTTGACGCAGTCAATGGCTACCACCAATGCAATGACAACGGCCTCCATTTCTTCATCCAGCACCTGCACTTTGTAACTGTCGCCCCAAGTGAACCATTCCTTGCTCACCTGGCCGACCACTTCAGCGTTTTGCAGGATTTGAAAATCCATGTCCCACCAATTCCCCTGAACATCCAAGCCTGCCCCTTCAATCGTGTAGCGGGCTTTTAAAAAAGTGAACTCCTTCTTGATCGTCAGTGCTTCTCGGCCATTCACTTCTACAAAAAACTTGGGAAGAAAACTGAAGGTTTTTTTCGTGATCAGGGCAACTTCGTCCCTCTTCGTGTTCAGGATGGAAAACGTCTTTGGAATTTGCATAAAACTGCCTTCCACGTAATACACGTCCTGTTCCTGCTGATCTTTCACCGTAAATTTGCCGCTTAGGCTGAAGACTTTTTGCTTGATATAAAATTGCTTCATGGATGAACCTCCTTTGTAAATTGGTGAGAAAAAATGCAAAACATTGTCTATAAACTTTTATACGTATCGAACTCAAAAAAGCTTCGTTTATTTTTGATATAGTTGCTTGAGAATGAAATTAAGACAGAGAAGGATGGTTTCATGCATAACTCCCTCGCACACATTTTAGATAATTGGGTCGAACAAATAAATCGAGATGAGTTCTATTTGGTTCACTCATTCGATCGGCTCCTCGCTGAGAAAAGCAGCAGGGAAGCATATGAGTTTGTTCCTTATATGATTGAAGCCGTCCTTTTAACAACGGATGGCTTCCTAGCCTCTCAACTCATCTTTTATTTGAATTGTTTCTACGGAAAGGCAGATACGACAGAACTTCATCCAGTGCTTCTCGCTAAGCGAAAAGAACTGGAGAATCATATCTCCCGTCTAAGAGACGCTGACGCTGCAAGGGAATATGAAGAATTAAAAAGGGAGCTGCGTTTAAAATAAAAATCTAGAAGCTTTTGAGCTGAAGGCCGTCCAGTCCTATTGTTCATAACCCGCGGTTGTCTTCACTTTCGGTTTTGTTTATTAGAACCAGATCAGACATTACACTAAAGGCACTTATTCCTTTCAGAAAGGATTTGTTCAAAATGGAAATCGAGAATTTAATCCGAGTAAAAACCCGGCAGGAACTGAGGAATTGGCTGGAGGCAAATGCAGCAGCTGAGAAGTTTTGCTGGGTCGTGGTCAGCGTGGCTCCTCGGCCCGGCGTCCTCCAGTATTTAGATGCCGTCGAAGAAGCCCTGTGCTTCGGCTGGATCGACAGCACGAAAAAGCGCATATCGGACACGGAAGTGGCGCAAAGGCTTTCTCCGCGGAAGAAGAACAGCAACTTCACCGAATTGAACAAAGAGCGCATCCGCAGGCTGGAGAAATTGGGCTTGATGAAAGAAGCAGGCTTGAAAGTTCTCCCGGATATGCGGCCGGAATCGTTTGTGATCGACCCCAAAATCGAATCACGCCTGAAAGAAGACCCAAACGTATACCGAAACTTTCTCGGTTTCCCGGAACTGTACAGGCGGATCCGGATTGACACCATCCAGAGCTACCGGAACGAGCCGGATGTGTTTAATAAGAAACTGGAGAAATTCATTGAAAATACGAAGGAAAACAACATGTATGGCCAGTGGAATGACAACGGCCGCTTGATGGATTATTAAATTATGGAGTTGAGGAATTTTTACTGCCTCTCTGAATTGTTCTGCTATCTCCCATTCATTAAAAAGGCTTGCAAAAGCCTTTTTTAATTTTGCCGTTTTTCCTATTCTGTTTAATTTTTTGGATGATTACAAATAAAGCCAAATTATTTTTCTAATATTTTCCTAAATTCTACTCAAATTCTCATGCCGTTCTCATAATTTTCTCATAATCGCAGGGTAACTTAGAGAGTATCAGAAGTGGAGGAGGAGTTTAGAGATGAAAATTGTCATTGTACCTTCAGGTTTTAAAGAGTGCCTGGATTCAGAAGATGTAGCAGCAGCAATGGAACGGGGCGTTAAACGGTTTGATCCGTCAATCGAGACGGTCGTCATTCCGATGATTGACGGCGGGGAAGGATTTGTCAAAACGATTATCCGCTTAAAAGGCGGCACCTTGGTGGAAAAGCAAGTGACAGGGCCCGTCGGCAAACCCATCAGCAGCTATTTCGGCGTTTACAAAGAACACGGCAAACGGATTGCAGTCATTGAAATGGCGGCGGTAGCCGGGCTGAAACTGGTGCCCCGCGCTGAGCGAAACCCGCTAAAAACGACTACTTACGGCGTCGGCGAATTGATAACGGCTTCCCTTGACTATGGCGTTGACCGCATTTTGATTGGCTGCGGCGACTCCGGCACTTCAGACGGCGGAGCCGGCATGGCCCAGGCACTCGGTGTGCAATTTTTGGACAAGTACCAGCAACCCGTGCACATCAGCGGCGGGGAAGACTTGTTGAAAGTGGACTCCCTTCTCACTGCGAACGTAGACAGGCGGTTGGAGGACATCACAATTGACGTGGCATGCAATTGGCAGAACGTCTTATGCGGCGAAAGAGGCGTAGCACGCGTGTTTGGGCCGCAAAAAGGAGCCACGCCAAAGCAGGTGGTTCTTCTCTCTTCAGCATTGGAGCAATATGCCGGGGCTATTCAGCAAGCGACGGGGCTCGATGTCCGCACCTTGCCGGGCAGCGGCGCATCGGGCGGATTAGGTGCCGGATTACTGGCATTTACCAACGCCACCTTGCATCCCCGTTTTGAAATCATCATGGACTTTATCAATATCGATGAGGAAATTGCCACAGCTGATATCGTCTTTACCGCAGAAGGCAGCTTGGATTTCCAGACGCCGAATGGAAAAATTCCATCGGAAGTGGCGCGGATCGCCAAAATGAGCCATATTCCGGTGATTGCCTTGACCGGAACCATCGGTGAAGGCGCCGACCTTAATTACAAGGCAGGCATCGACGCTTACAGCTGTATCATCCAAAAGCCTGTTTCTTTGGAACTGGCAATGAAAAACGCGCCGAAATGGATCGAGGAAAGCACCTATTCCGTGCTGCGGAAAGTCGCCATCGGCTGGCGGATGACCAATAAAGGCGGGTTGAAGAAGGTG is from Planococcus liqunii and encodes:
- a CDS encoding glycerate kinase family protein → MKIVIVPSGFKECLDSEDVAAAMERGVKRFDPSIETVVIPMIDGGEGFVKTIIRLKGGTLVEKQVTGPVGKPISSYFGVYKEHGKRIAVIEMAAVAGLKLVPRAERNPLKTTTYGVGELITASLDYGVDRILIGCGDSGTSDGGAGMAQALGVQFLDKYQQPVHISGGEDLLKVDSLLTANVDRRLEDITIDVACNWQNVLCGERGVARVFGPQKGATPKQVVLLSSALEQYAGAIQQATGLDVRTLPGSGASGGLGAGLLAFTNATLHPRFEIIMDFINIDEEIATADIVFTAEGSLDFQTPNGKIPSEVARIAKMSHIPVIALTGTIGEGADLNYKAGIDAYSCIIQKPVSLELAMKNAPKWIEESTYSVLRKVAIGWRMTNKGGLKKVSS